A portion of the Bulleidia sp. zg-1006 genome contains these proteins:
- a CDS encoding SPASM domain-containing protein encodes MISNPFLSINPNVTLIFKLVVGGKSGIVVFTDGTVGICERLIRNDLKVGNIYKSSLFDIWDSINLKNIIEPNRELFKNTECYSCEKFKECVYGKGICYVRAKVIYGNYYSIDPFCPKSNSNQRMS; translated from the coding sequence TTGATTTCAAACCCATTTCTTTCAATCAATCCAAACGTTACACTGATATTCAAACTTGTAGTGGGGGGGAAGAGTGGTATTGTAGTTTTTACAGATGGTACTGTTGGAATTTGTGAAAGGCTTATTAGAAATGACTTAAAAGTCGGAAACATATATAAATCCAGTTTGTTTGATATTTGGGACTCAATTAATCTAAAGAATATAATTGAGCCAAATAGAGAACTATTTAAAAATACAGAGTGCTATTCGTGTGAAAAATTTAAAGAATGCGTATATGGAAAAGGGATTTGTTATGTTAGGGCAAAAGTTATATATGGAAATTATTATTCAATAGATCCCTTTTGCCCAAAATCTAATAGTAATCAAAGAATGAGCTAA
- the rimP gene encoding ribosome maturation factor RimP → MKQISEIEALLSSALQKHGFEVEEVKWISDEKTLQISVNNLQGETDLDACAKANEWISEILDEKDPIPEEYNLEVCSPGAEREIKDIHLIQKETYVHVDFKEAVNQHQSLEGYLSVTEKGYMLQYREKAVLKKIVLDEKNIAFIRHAVKV, encoded by the coding sequence ATGAAACAAATTAGTGAAATCGAAGCTTTACTATCCTCAGCTCTGCAAAAACATGGCTTTGAAGTGGAAGAAGTAAAATGGATTTCCGATGAAAAGACATTACAAATTAGTGTCAACAACTTACAAGGTGAAACGGATTTAGATGCTTGTGCTAAAGCAAACGAATGGATTTCAGAAATCTTAGATGAAAAAGATCCAATACCTGAAGAGTATAACTTAGAGGTTTGTTCTCCAGGTGCAGAAAGAGAAATCAAAGATATTCATCTCATTCAAAAAGAAACCTATGTTCATGTGGATTTTAAAGAGGCGGTTAATCAGCACCAAAGTCTTGAGGGTTATTTATCCGTAACAGAAAAGGGATATATGCTTCAATATCGTGAAAAAGCGGTTTTAAAGAAAATTGTATTAGATGAAAAAAATATTGCGTTTATACGCCATGCAGTAAAGGTTTAG
- the nusA gene encoding transcription termination factor NusA codes for MKLDYKKLLIALTDVEEERNIPQTVILDALKEAMAKAYKKNEELPDIDVVAEINEKKKSIDLFQNYVVVTDVEDDELEMSVEEAHTLDKNAQIGDTVRRPVEIETMSRAAATLAKNVMRQKIREAEKEAVYNEYIGQLHEMVFGTIESIKDKFTLVNLGKTTALMLTGEQIPGERLKENQRIKVVITEVNKESKGAQVLVSRGDAMLVRRLFEAEVPEIFQGIVEIKAIAREAGERTKMAVLSHNPEVDPIGACIGPRGARVQEIIKELKGEKVDIFEWSEDITSLVQNVLSPAEIDAVIPNEDGSLIVIVAEDQLSLAIGKRGKNARLAVKLTNRKIDIKTRAELEANGVNYEALMEKAKERKEKIQLEALEKIRKAELEAAKLAESKRLETLEKLRAENSEELEQEFFPEEMQEVMDDGLVEEVDHVEETSPEVKEEEKIEEVVVEEKAIAEEKPVEVKKEEKKSAKHANLEELANKATYVSVFEKLVDNKAPRQEVKKKWKKKKNEEEEIKINNKELEEQIKKKLASQNNLPIYTEEELAEIEAQQRAEEEREYDFDYDEYEDYYDEEDDN; via the coding sequence ATGAAATTAGATTATAAAAAATTACTCATTGCTTTAACGGATGTGGAAGAGGAAAGAAATATTCCTCAAACTGTCATCTTAGATGCTTTAAAAGAAGCAATGGCGAAAGCTTATAAGAAGAATGAAGAATTGCCGGATATTGATGTTGTAGCGGAAATCAATGAAAAGAAGAAATCGATTGATTTGTTTCAAAACTACGTTGTTGTAACAGATGTGGAAGATGATGAGCTGGAAATGAGCGTAGAGGAAGCACACACTTTGGATAAAAATGCACAAATTGGCGATACGGTTCGTCGTCCTGTTGAAATAGAAACCATGTCTCGTGCAGCAGCTACTTTAGCGAAGAATGTGATGCGTCAAAAGATTCGTGAAGCTGAAAAGGAAGCAGTTTATAACGAATACATTGGTCAATTACATGAAATGGTTTTTGGTACGATTGAAAGTATTAAAGATAAGTTCACTTTGGTGAATTTAGGTAAGACAACTGCTTTGATGTTAACCGGTGAACAAATCCCGGGGGAGAGGCTAAAAGAAAACCAACGCATTAAGGTGGTTATTACAGAAGTCAACAAGGAAAGTAAAGGTGCTCAAGTGCTTGTTTCGAGAGGAGATGCGATGTTAGTGCGTCGCTTATTTGAAGCCGAAGTTCCAGAAATTTTCCAAGGGATTGTAGAAATTAAAGCCATTGCTCGAGAAGCTGGTGAACGTACGAAGATGGCTGTCTTAAGCCATAATCCAGAAGTCGATCCAATTGGGGCTTGTATTGGTCCTCGCGGAGCTCGTGTGCAAGAAATTATTAAGGAATTAAAGGGTGAAAAAGTGGATATCTTTGAATGGAGTGAAGATATTACTTCCTTAGTTCAAAACGTTTTATCACCAGCAGAAATTGATGCGGTTATTCCAAATGAAGATGGTTCTTTGATTGTTATCGTAGCAGAAGATCAATTAAGTTTAGCGATTGGTAAGCGTGGTAAGAATGCTCGTTTGGCAGTTAAATTAACCAACCGTAAGATTGATATTAAGACACGTGCTGAATTAGAGGCGAATGGAGTGAACTATGAGGCTTTAATGGAAAAGGCTAAAGAACGTAAAGAAAAGATTCAGTTAGAAGCCTTAGAAAAAATCCGCAAAGCAGAATTAGAAGCGGCTAAGTTGGCAGAAAGTAAGCGTCTTGAAACATTAGAAAAATTAAGGGCTGAAAATTCAGAAGAATTAGAACAAGAATTTTTCCCGGAGGAAATGCAAGAAGTGATGGACGATGGCTTAGTTGAAGAAGTTGATCATGTTGAAGAAACAAGTCCAGAAGTCAAGGAAGAAGAAAAGATTGAAGAAGTTGTTGTAGAAGAGAAGGCTATTGCGGAAGAAAAACCGGTTGAAGTGAAGAAAGAAGAAAAGAAATCCGCCAAACACGCTAACTTGGAAGAATTGGCGAATAAAGCAACCTATGTGTCGGTATTTGAAAAATTAGTGGACAATAAGGCTCCTAGGCAAGAAGTGAAGAAGAAATGGAAGAAAAAGAAGAACGAGGAAGAAGAAATCAAGATCAACAATAAAGAACTTGAAGAACAAATTAAAAAGAAGTTGGCTTCCCAAAACAATCTTCCTATCTACACAGAAGAAGAATTGGCGGAAATCGAAGCTCAGCAACGAGCTGAAGAAGAAAGAGAATACGATTTCGATTACGATGAATATGAAGATTACTATGACGAGGAGGATGACAACTAG
- the rnpM gene encoding RNase P modulator RnpM, translating to MKKIPLRKCVVTGEQFPKKELLRIVRTPTGEIHVDLSGRANGHGAYLKKEVSIVELAKKNKALERAFKMKIDENVYEEILRAVQ from the coding sequence ATGAAGAAAATTCCCTTACGCAAATGCGTAGTTACCGGGGAGCAATTCCCCAAAAAAGAGCTATTGAGAATTGTAAGGACACCAACGGGAGAAATCCATGTGGATCTTAGCGGTCGAGCAAATGGACATGGTGCTTATTTGAAAAAGGAAGTTTCTATTGTGGAGCTTGCCAAAAAAAATAAAGCATTAGAAAGAGCGTTTAAAATGAAAATAGATGAAAATGTTTATGAGGAGATTTTAAGAGCCGTTCAATAA
- the infB gene encoding translation initiation factor IF-2, whose protein sequence is MPVNKRNNTKKNHHNNKKNRNYRAEKPIAKKEEVHEITYSDGITVGELADKIGKQASDIIKALFLEGKMVMINSTLDDEMVQMVCIGYDIDATKVKEKDEFSLEDEEEDDTDSLKSRPPVITIMGHVDHGKTTLLDAIRRTKVADKEAGGITQAIGAYQVKVNNRPLTFLDTPGHEAFTAMRARGAGITDVAVIVVAADDGVMPQTREAIDHAKAANVPMIIAVNKMDKPDANPDRVKNELSELGIMPEEWGGDTIFVNTSARKGDGIEELLETILTVADVLELKANPNRIATGTVVEAKLDKGRGSVATLLVQNGTLYQGDPIVVGTAFGKVRRMMDEDGHVLKKAGPSRPVEIIGLNAVPEAGDIFRSYENEKEARAMAERRMRRKQESDRRKTSAMSLEDLSEQIEAGEIKEISVIVKADVQGSAEAVKSSLEKLEVEGVKVNVIRATAGSITESDVMLANASNAMIIGFAVRPDANVRKKAEESGVSIRLHDIIYKATEEMTLAMKGMLEPVYEEVVIGQAEVRETYKASKVGTIGGCMVTDGKLVSACKVRLIRDGIVIYTGQLASLKRFKDDVKEVATGFDCGITIENYNDIKVGDTIEAYQDQEVEVTV, encoded by the coding sequence ATGCCAGTCAATAAGAGAAATAACACAAAGAAGAATCATCACAACAATAAGAAAAATAGGAATTATCGTGCTGAAAAACCAATCGCTAAGAAAGAAGAAGTTCATGAAATCACTTACTCCGATGGAATTACAGTTGGTGAATTAGCCGATAAGATTGGCAAACAAGCTTCTGATATCATCAAGGCATTATTTTTAGAAGGTAAGATGGTTATGATTAACTCTACCTTGGATGATGAAATGGTTCAAATGGTTTGTATTGGCTATGATATTGATGCGACCAAAGTGAAAGAAAAAGATGAATTTAGTTTAGAGGATGAAGAAGAGGATGACACAGATAGTTTGAAATCACGTCCACCTGTAATCACCATTATGGGTCATGTTGACCATGGTAAAACAACTTTATTAGACGCCATTCGTCGAACCAAGGTAGCGGATAAAGAAGCTGGTGGAATTACCCAAGCGATTGGTGCTTATCAAGTTAAAGTTAATAATCGTCCTTTGACTTTCTTAGATACACCAGGTCATGAAGCTTTTACAGCTATGCGTGCGCGCGGAGCTGGTATTACCGATGTGGCAGTTATTGTGGTTGCGGCAGATGACGGTGTCATGCCTCAAACAAGAGAAGCGATTGACCATGCAAAAGCGGCGAATGTGCCAATGATTATTGCGGTGAATAAGATGGATAAACCGGACGCTAATCCAGACCGTGTCAAGAATGAATTATCAGAACTAGGTATTATGCCGGAAGAGTGGGGTGGTGATACCATTTTCGTAAATACTTCAGCCCGTAAGGGGGATGGTATTGAAGAATTATTAGAAACTATCTTAACGGTAGCGGATGTCTTAGAATTAAAAGCTAATCCAAATCGCATTGCGACAGGTACGGTTGTGGAAGCGAAACTAGATAAGGGACGTGGATCTGTAGCAACCCTGCTGGTTCAAAATGGTACCTTATATCAAGGAGACCCAATTGTAGTTGGTACTGCCTTTGGTAAAGTACGTCGTATGATGGATGAAGATGGTCATGTCTTAAAGAAAGCTGGTCCATCCAGACCGGTTGAGATCATTGGTTTAAATGCGGTTCCGGAGGCAGGAGATATTTTCCGCAGTTATGAAAATGAAAAAGAAGCGAGAGCGATGGCAGAACGTCGTATGCGTCGTAAGCAAGAAAGCGATCGTCGTAAGACTTCAGCTATGAGTTTAGAAGATCTTTCAGAACAAATTGAAGCTGGTGAAATTAAAGAAATATCGGTTATCGTCAAGGCGGATGTACAAGGTTCGGCTGAAGCTGTGAAGTCTTCCTTAGAAAAGTTAGAAGTGGAAGGTGTTAAGGTCAATGTGATTCGTGCAACCGCCGGTTCGATTACAGAATCGGATGTTATGTTAGCGAATGCGTCGAATGCGATGATTATTGGTTTTGCGGTTCGTCCAGATGCGAATGTGCGTAAGAAAGCGGAAGAGTCCGGTGTTTCCATTCGTTTGCATGACATTATCTATAAAGCAACTGAAGAAATGACCTTAGCGATGAAGGGTATGTTAGAACCGGTTTATGAAGAAGTGGTAATTGGTCAAGCTGAAGTTCGTGAAACCTATAAGGCTTCAAAAGTGGGTACAATTGGTGGATGTATGGTAACCGATGGTAAGCTAGTATCGGCTTGTAAAGTACGTTTAATTCGTGATGGTATTGTGATTTATACAGGACAATTAGCTTCTTTGAAGCGCTTTAAGGATGATGTAAAAGAAGTGGCGACGGGATTTGATTGTGGTATTACGATTGAAAATTATAATGATATTAAAGTTGGTGATACGATTGAAGCCTATCAAGACCAAGAAGTTGAGGTGACGGTTTAA
- the rbfA gene encoding 30S ribosome-binding factor RbfA: protein MATSIKQKRLEGIIRKNISDIIQFSLKDPDVGFVTITDVTVSNDHSYAYVYVAFLGKKERAEAGLKALNRAKGFIRTELSQRLDIRRTPELIFAIDKVEEQGRHIDEIIKKIHEGEQ from the coding sequence ATGGCTACTAGCATCAAACAGAAACGATTGGAAGGAATTATCCGTAAGAATATCTCGGATATCATTCAATTCAGTCTAAAAGATCCGGATGTTGGCTTTGTGACAATTACCGATGTTACGGTTTCTAATGACCATAGTTACGCTTACGTTTATGTGGCTTTCTTGGGTAAAAAAGAAAGAGCAGAAGCGGGCTTAAAGGCATTGAATAGAGCGAAGGGTTTTATTCGTACGGAATTGAGTCAACGTTTAGATATTCGTCGAACCCCAGAACTCATCTTTGCGATTGATAAAGTAGAGGAACAAGGTCGCCATATCGATGAAATTATCAAGAAAATTCATGAGGGGGAACAATGA
- a CDS encoding Cna B-type domain-containing protein produces MKKDGKMQKLTSFLLVFIMLFGLFISVKPVFASDEVNDAGTITMKVSDIIKDNKNFDSETGNWVADYDVAEKMWQEMAPGLVPGDHVICKLEIVNDTKVPYYVQKNIETFSMVYKDDFTNNDYNQIYGRDLKLGFDFPDNTKNIEKVEIKNQSGAKKINLGGKPAYIGEILASDNEVKLNPGSRYAMTYHLYFIFESPNMSQNMKIWLRLAMMLKKAETTTINAKKVWVDNGFGGDKKDLYFQLRKNNNGNYENVGDKQKVEGVNEVTWTVPKYDDRGNEIKYVVAEVDKDDNSWNANSNWSFDVKGTVTDGFTFTNIYNNNRIKVEGSKTWNDNNNQDGKRPEKITINLMKKVGDGEVVKADSKIIEKDSEGNWKWSWENLPEYENKKKITYTVSEEVVEGYSVKINGYDITNSYTPGKTSIQVTKAWEDKNDQDGVRPDSITVKLLADGKETARTLTLTKADNWTGTFTNLDEYKAGKKIKYTVKEEPVGNGYKSLITKSGKNGYVVTNIRVPNTPSKKPNKPNKPLPKTGDASNPTLYASLLGLSGIAWLLLGLLRKKNRKEENK; encoded by the coding sequence ATGAAAAAAGATGGAAAAATGCAAAAACTAACTTCATTTTTATTAGTTTTTATAATGTTATTCGGCTTATTTATATCTGTTAAACCTGTATTTGCTTCTGACGAAGTAAATGATGCGGGAACTATAACTATGAAAGTAAGCGACATCATAAAAGATAACAAAAATTTTGATAGTGAAACAGGCAATTGGGTTGCCGATTATGATGTGGCGGAAAAGATGTGGCAAGAAATGGCACCGGGTCTTGTGCCGGGAGATCATGTAATTTGCAAATTGGAAATCGTAAATGATACTAAGGTTCCTTACTATGTTCAAAAAAACATTGAAACATTTTCAATGGTATATAAGGACGATTTTACAAATAATGACTATAACCAAATATATGGAAGGGATTTGAAATTAGGATTTGATTTTCCTGATAATACAAAGAACATTGAAAAAGTAGAAATTAAAAATCAGTCCGGGGCAAAAAAAATCAATCTCGGAGGAAAGCCTGCATATATTGGAGAAATTCTTGCTTCTGACAATGAGGTAAAACTTAATCCCGGCAGTCGATATGCTATGACTTACCATCTTTATTTTATATTTGAGTCGCCAAATATGTCTCAGAATATGAAGATATGGTTAAGGCTTGCAATGATGTTAAAAAAGGCGGAAACGACAACTATAAATGCAAAGAAGGTGTGGGTCGACAACGGCTTTGGCGGTGATAAAAAAGACCTCTACTTCCAACTCAGAAAAAATAATAATGGAAACTATGAGAATGTTGGAGATAAACAAAAAGTAGAAGGTGTAAATGAAGTAACTTGGACGGTGCCTAAGTATGATGACCGAGGTAATGAAATAAAGTATGTAGTAGCTGAAGTGGATAAAGATGATAATTCATGGAATGCAAACAGTAATTGGAGTTTTGATGTTAAAGGAACTGTAACTGATGGATTTACCTTTACCAACATCTATAACAATAATCGTATAAAAGTTGAAGGTTCAAAAACTTGGAATGACAATAATAACCAAGATGGCAAAAGACCTGAAAAAATTACTATCAACTTAATGAAGAAAGTTGGAGACGGTGAAGTTGTTAAGGCTGACAGTAAAATAATAGAAAAGGATAGCGAAGGTAATTGGAAGTGGTCCTGGGAAAATCTGCCTGAATATGAAAACAAAAAGAAGATAACATATACAGTATCAGAGGAAGTGGTAGAAGGTTATTCAGTCAAGATTAATGGTTATGATATTACAAACTCATATACACCCGGAAAGACAAGCATTCAGGTAACAAAAGCTTGGGAAGATAAGAATGACCAAGACGGAGTAAGACCAGACAGCATAACTGTCAAGTTATTGGCAGACGGCAAAGAAACAGCTAGGACATTAACCTTGACAAAGGCAGATAACTGGACAGGAACTTTCACAAACCTTGATGAATACAAGGCAGGAAAGAAGATAAAATACACTGTAAAAGAAGAGCCTGTCGGCAATGGATACAAGAGTTTGATTACAAAAAGTGGTAAGAACGGATATGTTGTTACTAACATTAGAGTTCCGAATACCCCTTCGAAAAAACCTAATAAACCGAATAAACCATTACCGAAGACAGGCGATGCTTCTAATCCTACTCTATACGCAAGTCTTTTAGGTTTATCAGGAATTGCATGGTTGTTACTTGGACTTTTAAGAAAAAAGAATAGAAAAGAAGAAAACAAATAA
- a CDS encoding IS3 family transposase translates to MVAFFGRLKNEMYYGYEKDYSSFSEFSKAIDEYIDYYNNKRIQVKTKWMPAVQYRTASMCSA, encoded by the coding sequence ATGGTAGCATTCTTTGGAAGATTGAAAAATGAGATGTATTATGGCTATGAGAAAGACTATTCTTCCTTCTCAGAATTCTCAAAGGCTATTGATGAATATATAGATTATTATAATAACAAAAGAATTCAGGTAAAAACAAAATGGATGCCAGCTGTACAATACAGGACAGCATCCATGTGTTCCGCCTAG
- a CDS encoding WXG100 family type VII secretion target codes for MIKVEPEELELQANQLQQALEQYQNQSGQLMNTVLNLKDIWQGKDNEAFTNRLLEYHKDIQQIGLILNDYIQFLKQSTHSYRQVQEDLVSQVQGLKG; via the coding sequence ATGATTAAAGTTGAACCGGAAGAATTAGAATTGCAAGCCAATCAGTTGCAACAAGCTTTAGAACAATACCAAAATCAAAGTGGTCAATTGATGAACACGGTATTAAATCTAAAGGATATTTGGCAAGGAAAAGACAATGAGGCTTTTACCAATCGTTTATTGGAATACCACAAAGATATCCAACAGATTGGTCTTATCCTCAATGACTACATTCAATTTTTAAAACAAAGCACGCATAGCTATCGTCAAGTCCAAGAGGATTTAGTATCACAAGTCCAAGGATTAAAAGGATAG
- a CDS encoding WXG100 family type VII secretion target has product MAIQISIANVRESCDHLKQQSQQMMDTLEAIKQKMILVQHSFESEASDEFQNRFRLFSKRFLEMRDTIQSYIQFLEMTTSSYESLDASLKGNANGMQV; this is encoded by the coding sequence ATGGCTATACAAATATCAATTGCGAATGTTCGTGAATCTTGTGATCATCTCAAACAACAATCTCAACAAATGATGGATACCCTAGAAGCCATCAAACAGAAAATGATTCTAGTCCAGCATAGTTTTGAATCCGAAGCTTCGGATGAATTTCAAAATCGCTTTCGACTATTTTCAAAACGTTTTTTAGAAATGCGGGATACAATTCAATCCTATATTCAATTCTTAGAAATGACGACGAGTTCTTATGAGAGTTTAGATGCTAGTCTAAAAGGAAATGCGAATGGTATGCAAGTGTAA
- a CDS encoding FtsK/SpoIIIE domain-containing protein: MLNECFVDKLKIVYQDGFYLDKQALPLKQWIHFRYRHKRYSLWIEQESTYSYILPCDLKLEKDLPKGIPSLELKADGSIESLDKIWKKGDCLDYYHYHLEWHAFGWLVNTSLSEKKVQLETRIRREVYFPKLEKLEQPKHIPMPAIVAYPKRSLLLQMGPSLTMTFATLMNASVQSFRLYEQGKSQEEILFVFLMPVMMFVSIILWQPLNRYAENKQEKKNKETQMLDYQKSVQESWLSFFKQFQTYKERISQSFFTSSICLRHPPSLWIGLGSNHENMDCPFQKEIETLKIENFTNQKVLFSASEEMFIQWIKKWDALYLAKDIPAYLIASKDWFEKHLELQQLPLFYHHGKRHFYTNDDFEIESGSILFSMIPLTTFKQATYFVLSTQSLHYPYEKRLLYNQQEIQIEDEIKKRSYYLIEENKQEYRANDYQVHDLKQSLSKQGLSCDMGENVCLDLSETGMGPHAIITGTTGSGKSEFVLYWLLKMACQNTPEQLQILLFDFKGESLKQSLMNKGKPIPYINASISDLDIDEFDRALYGLEQECRYRETLFQKASVSLQKPITSLSQYQTLQKEDWECLPEIILVFDEFAQFKQRFPDKLNPFITLARIGRSLGIHFILITQKASGIISEQIWANVRLRICMKVTDKQDCLDTLHEDRRKDLKLAGDFIAHYDEEYQQGHCPYLEDFITPEEKKVELDLQLQAIPTKSKNQLRLREYLLEEIEKKKEENHLRSIWLKPPSSNLLTSSMLGIIDDYEQARYTPILLEEIKKPILFLYANQEDIFTLEKRIGKGKFQARSIHEKMSQTELDNHFILYKGPLTLDRISQYFQQMKRIHSLRKAEALCLYQEKIQKILLF; the protein is encoded by the coding sequence GTGTTAAATGAATGTTTCGTGGATAAACTAAAGATTGTGTATCAGGATGGTTTTTATTTAGATAAACAAGCTTTACCGTTAAAACAATGGATTCATTTCAGATACCGTCATAAGCGATATAGTCTTTGGATTGAACAAGAATCAACGTATAGCTATATTCTGCCCTGTGACTTAAAACTAGAAAAGGATCTTCCCAAAGGTATTCCAAGCCTAGAATTAAAAGCTGATGGAAGTATTGAGTCATTGGATAAGATATGGAAAAAAGGGGATTGCTTGGATTATTACCACTATCATCTTGAATGGCATGCGTTTGGTTGGTTGGTGAATACCAGTCTTTCGGAAAAGAAGGTTCAACTGGAAACAAGAATAAGAAGAGAAGTTTATTTTCCTAAGTTAGAGAAGTTGGAACAACCAAAGCATATTCCTATGCCAGCCATTGTTGCTTACCCAAAGAGGTCTTTATTACTTCAAATGGGACCTAGTTTAACGATGACTTTTGCGACTTTAATGAATGCGTCCGTACAATCATTTCGTTTGTATGAACAGGGAAAATCACAAGAAGAAATTTTATTTGTGTTTTTAATGCCTGTCATGATGTTTGTGAGTATTATTTTATGGCAACCATTGAATCGCTACGCTGAAAATAAGCAAGAAAAGAAGAATAAAGAAACGCAAATGTTAGACTATCAAAAAAGTGTTCAGGAAAGTTGGCTATCTTTTTTTAAACAATTTCAGACTTATAAAGAAAGAATTAGCCAATCTTTCTTTACTTCTTCTATTTGTTTAAGACATCCACCATCTCTTTGGATAGGATTAGGCAGCAATCATGAAAACATGGATTGTCCTTTTCAAAAGGAAATTGAAACTTTAAAAATAGAAAACTTCACAAATCAGAAAGTGTTATTTTCGGCTAGTGAAGAAATGTTTATCCAATGGATAAAAAAATGGGATGCTTTATATCTAGCTAAGGATATACCGGCTTATTTAATTGCTTCAAAGGATTGGTTTGAGAAACATTTAGAATTACAGCAACTTCCACTTTTTTACCACCATGGGAAACGACATTTTTATACAAATGATGATTTTGAAATAGAGTCAGGATCCATTCTTTTTTCAATGATTCCTTTAACCACTTTCAAACAAGCTACTTACTTTGTTTTGAGCACACAATCGCTCCATTATCCTTATGAAAAAAGATTGCTGTATAACCAACAAGAAATACAGATTGAAGATGAAATTAAGAAAAGAAGCTATTATCTCATAGAAGAAAATAAACAGGAATATAGAGCCAATGATTACCAAGTTCATGATTTAAAACAAAGTCTATCCAAACAAGGCTTGTCTTGTGACATGGGTGAGAATGTTTGCCTAGACTTAAGTGAAACAGGGATGGGACCTCATGCCATCATTACAGGTACAACGGGCAGCGGGAAAAGTGAGTTTGTCTTGTATTGGTTATTAAAGATGGCTTGTCAAAACACGCCAGAACAGCTTCAAATCCTCTTGTTTGATTTTAAAGGAGAAAGTTTAAAGCAATCGCTTATGAACAAGGGCAAGCCTATTCCCTATATTAATGCCAGCATTAGTGACTTAGATATAGATGAATTCGATAGAGCTTTATATGGTTTAGAACAAGAATGTCGGTATCGAGAGACTCTTTTTCAAAAAGCGAGCGTTTCCTTACAAAAGCCAATCACTAGTTTAAGTCAATACCAAACGTTACAAAAAGAAGATTGGGAATGTTTGCCGGAAATCATCTTAGTTTTTGATGAATTTGCTCAATTTAAACAACGCTTTCCGGATAAATTAAATCCTTTTATTACATTAGCAAGAATTGGTAGAAGCCTAGGTATCCATTTTATTTTAATTACCCAAAAGGCCAGCGGTATTATTTCTGAACAAATATGGGCAAATGTGCGCTTGAGAATATGTATGAAGGTAACCGATAAACAAGATTGTTTAGATACTTTGCATGAAGATCGAAGAAAGGATCTAAAACTAGCGGGAGATTTTATTGCTCACTATGATGAAGAATATCAGCAAGGTCATTGTCCTTATTTAGAAGATTTTATTACTCCAGAAGAAAAGAAAGTGGAATTGGACCTTCAGCTACAAGCCATTCCAACAAAGAGTAAAAATCAATTGCGCTTGCGCGAATATTTATTAGAAGAAATTGAAAAGAAAAAAGAAGAAAATCATCTTCGCTCTATTTGGTTAAAACCACCAAGTTCTAATTTACTAACTTCTTCCATGTTAGGAATCATAGATGATTATGAGCAGGCTCGTTATACACCTATTTTATTAGAAGAAATAAAGAAACCAATTCTATTTTTATATGCGAATCAAGAGGATATATTCACCTTAGAAAAGCGAATTGGAAAAGGAAAATTTCAAGCTCGTTCTATTCATGAAAAAATGAGTCAAACGGAATTAGACAATCATTTTATTTTGTATAAAGGACCATTAACTCTTGATCGAATAAGTCAATACTTCCAACAAATGAAACGCATTCATTCTTTAAGAAAAGCAGAGGCGCTATGTCTATATCAAGAAAAAATTCAGAAAATCCTATTGTTTTAA